In Dolichospermum flos-aquae CCAP 1403/13F, the following proteins share a genomic window:
- a CDS encoding Gfo/Idh/MocA family protein, which yields MQDSISVSEPNLYSQRSQPHHIRIGVIGVGNMGQHHTRVLSSMKDVELVGVSDINVERGLETASKYKVRFFEDYCDLLPHVDAICVAVPTRLHYAVGINCLLAGIHVLIEKPIAASISEAESLVNAAAESQCILQVGHIERFNPAFRELTQVLKTEEVLALESHRMSPYSARANDVSVVLDLMIHDIDLLLELAASPVVKLTASGTRSLDSGYLDYVTATLGFANGVVATLTASKVTHRKIRRLVAHCKNSFTEADFLTNEILVHRQTPINPLIDHQKVLYRQDGLIEKVYTSNVQPLSAELEHFVNCVRGGNQPSVGGEQALKALRLASLIEQMALEERVWNPLEWSSESRVQSLTSSI from the coding sequence GTGCAAGATAGCATATCAGTGTCAGAACCAAATCTATATTCACAGCGCAGTCAGCCGCATCACATCCGTATAGGTGTGATTGGGGTTGGCAACATGGGACAACATCATACCCGCGTCCTGAGTTCCATGAAAGATGTGGAACTAGTCGGCGTTTCCGATATTAACGTCGAACGTGGTTTAGAAACTGCCAGCAAATACAAAGTCCGGTTTTTTGAAGATTACTGCGACTTACTACCTCATGTAGATGCAATTTGTGTTGCTGTACCTACACGGCTTCACTATGCTGTGGGTATCAACTGTTTGTTAGCAGGAATCCACGTTTTAATTGAAAAACCCATAGCGGCTAGTATTTCTGAAGCAGAATCTCTAGTTAATGCTGCGGCCGAATCTCAGTGTATTTTGCAAGTTGGTCACATTGAGCGATTCAATCCCGCCTTCAGGGAACTCACCCAAGTCCTCAAAACCGAGGAAGTTTTGGCTTTAGAATCTCACCGCATGAGTCCTTATTCAGCGCGGGCGAATGATGTTTCCGTAGTCCTGGATTTAATGATCCATGACATTGATTTGCTGCTAGAATTAGCCGCCTCACCAGTAGTAAAATTGACTGCTAGTGGGACTCGTTCTTTAGACTCAGGTTATTTAGATTATGTAACTGCCACCTTGGGGTTTGCCAATGGTGTTGTTGCCACGCTTACAGCCAGCAAAGTTACTCATCGCAAAATTCGCCGCTTAGTTGCCCATTGTAAAAATTCATTTACAGAAGCAGATTTTCTGACTAATGAGATATTGGTACATCGGCAAACACCGATAAATCCTCTGATTGACCACCAAAAAGTCCTCTATAGACAAGATGGTTTAATCGAAAAGGTTTATACCAGTAATGTTCAGCCTCTCAGTGCAGAATTAGAGCATTTTGTCAACTGTGTCCGTGGTGGCAATCAGCCTTCTGTCGGTGGTGAACAAGCTCTCAAAGCTTTACGTTTGGCTAGTTTAATTGAGCAAATGGCTTTAGAAGAAAGAGTTTGGAATCCATTAGAGTGGTCTTCGGAATCCAGAGTTCAATCGTTGACATCAAGCATTTAG
- a CDS encoding ParM/StbA family protein produces MTDQPPVANPMNAAAISMNRQPAAATPMNSVNPGKPSNITGKTILSVDLGRTSTKTCVSREPGNVAFIPANVKQTSIEQIRGGVFEAKATDPLMDLWLEYQGSGYAVGQLAADFGANLGVGQSKVEDALVKVLSSAGYFKLRDEIFVVLGLPFLSLEQFEKEKAQLTSLVTGPHVLNFRGESITLNISKVWVMPEGYGSLLWSETQPNKGTAVPDFTKISVGIVDIGHQTIDMIMVDNFRFARAASKSEDFGMSKFYELVAAEVQGADSQSLALISAVNKPKGDRFYRPKGASKPTNLDDFLPNLKEQFSREICSRVLAWLPERVTDVIITGGGGEFFWEDVQRLLKEAQINAYLAAPSRQANALGQYIYGEAQLSAAVRARS; encoded by the coding sequence ATGACAGACCAACCCCCCGTAGCCAATCCAATGAATGCCGCTGCCATTTCCATGAACCGTCAACCAGCAGCAGCGACACCCATGAATTCGGTAAATCCTGGAAAGCCAAGCAATATTACTGGTAAAACTATTCTGAGTGTGGATTTAGGTAGAACCTCTACAAAGACTTGTGTGAGCCGTGAACCCGGTAATGTGGCTTTCATTCCTGCCAATGTCAAGCAAACATCAATTGAGCAAATTCGCGGCGGTGTATTTGAGGCTAAGGCAACTGACCCACTGATGGATTTGTGGCTGGAGTATCAAGGTAGTGGTTATGCTGTAGGGCAATTAGCCGCCGATTTTGGGGCTAATCTTGGCGTTGGCCAATCTAAGGTAGAAGATGCTCTGGTCAAAGTATTATCATCTGCCGGGTACTTTAAACTCAGAGATGAAATTTTCGTTGTCCTGGGTTTGCCGTTCTTATCGTTGGAACAATTTGAAAAAGAAAAGGCACAGTTAACTAGCTTGGTAACTGGACCTCATGTATTGAATTTCCGAGGTGAATCCATAACTTTGAATATTAGCAAAGTCTGGGTAATGCCCGAAGGCTATGGTAGTTTGCTGTGGTCAGAAACTCAACCTAATAAAGGCACAGCCGTTCCCGATTTTACGAAAATATCTGTGGGGATTGTTGATATTGGCCACCAAACCATTGATATGATCATGGTGGATAATTTCCGCTTTGCCAGGGCTGCTTCTAAGAGTGAAGACTTTGGCATGAGCAAGTTTTATGAACTGGTAGCTGCGGAAGTACAGGGTGCTGATAGTCAATCTTTGGCACTGATTTCTGCGGTTAATAAGCCTAAAGGCGATCGCTTTTACCGTCCTAAAGGTGCTAGTAAACCTACCAATTTAGATGATTTTCTGCCTAACCTCAAAGAACAGTTTTCACGGGAAATTTGCTCTCGTGTGTTAGCGTGGTTGCCAGAGCGGGTAACTGATGTGATTATTACAGGTGGTGGTGGAGAATTTTTCTGGGAAGATGTCCAACGTCTGCTCAAAGAAGCTCAAATCAACGCTTACTTAGCTGCACCTTCTCGCCAGGCTAATGCTTTGGGGCAGTATATTTATGGAGAAGCGCAATTATCTGCTGCTGTTCGTGCTAGGTCATAA
- a CDS encoding nucleotidyltransferase family protein: protein MNNNTQLQIILSNSIIATVLPAIAQLDLPNWWLAGGAVRNTVWRSLFGKECDLFIKDFDIAFFDDVGNREQELFAKSTLKTQFPEQEFDVKNQASFGNWRAGNMIFNSTEDGITNWLHTATAVGVSMTKQGEWQFFTPYGLDDLFKGIIRPTPIHIHNPDADQKAAGFLQKCSCLRLGKDEL from the coding sequence ATGAATAATAATACACAATTACAAATTATTCTTTCTAATTCTATTATTGCCACCGTCTTACCTGCAATAGCCCAACTCGATTTACCTAACTGGTGGTTAGCTGGGGGTGCAGTCAGAAACACAGTTTGGCGTTCTCTGTTTGGGAAAGAATGTGATTTATTCATCAAAGATTTTGATATTGCTTTTTTTGATGATGTAGGAAATCGTGAACAAGAATTATTTGCTAAGTCTACTTTAAAAACACAATTTCCTGAACAGGAGTTTGATGTCAAAAATCAAGCTAGTTTTGGAAATTGGCGGGCTGGAAATATGATTTTTAATAGTACAGAAGATGGGATTACAAATTGGTTACATACGGCGACTGCTGTAGGAGTTAGCATGACTAAACAGGGAGAATGGCAATTTTTTACTCCCTACGGTTTAGATGATTTATTTAAGGGGATTATTCGACCAACACCAATACATATTCATAATCCAGATGCTGATCAAAAAGCAGCGGGTTTTTTGCAAAAATGTTCTTGTCTGCGGTTGGGAAAGGATGAGTTATAA
- a CDS encoding Uma2 family endonuclease, producing the protein MYQTDPPRSPQEVLPTMYDLKSEDPEEKGLPDQFHLLQPRLLDETFNSPTYPSNKIFTASDLNLYYDPHHPTWYKRPDWFVSVDVSPLYKNGDLRLSYVIWQEGITPFIIVELLSPGTEKEDLGQTLRNVEKPPTKWEVYEQILRIPYYAIFDRYKYEFRMFKLDGGRYAEIDLSSSNSRFWIPEIELGLGVWEGTYNNIQQPWLRWYDISGNWVLTPIEQKERLIEQLRKLGVEPDI; encoded by the coding sequence ATGTATCAAACAGATCCGCCCCGTTCACCTCAAGAAGTGTTACCAACGATGTATGATCTCAAAAGTGAAGATCCAGAGGAGAAAGGTTTGCCTGATCAATTTCATTTATTACAACCTCGTTTATTAGACGAAACTTTTAATTCTCCTACCTATCCTAGCAACAAAATATTTACCGCTAGTGATCTGAACCTCTATTATGATCCTCATCATCCCACATGGTACAAAAGACCAGATTGGTTTGTATCTGTGGATGTTTCTCCTCTTTATAAAAATGGTGATTTACGTTTAAGTTATGTAATTTGGCAAGAGGGAATTACTCCTTTTATTATAGTTGAATTACTATCACCAGGAACTGAAAAGGAAGATTTAGGACAGACTTTGCGGAATGTGGAAAAACCGCCTACAAAATGGGAAGTTTATGAACAGATTTTAAGGATTCCCTATTATGCTATTTTTGACCGTTACAAGTATGAGTTTAGAATGTTTAAATTAGATGGTGGTCGTTATGCGGAAATAGATTTATCATCATCAAATTCTCGTTTTTGGATACCAGAAATAGAATTAGGTTTGGGAGTTTGGGAGGGAACTTATAATAATATTCAGCAGCCTTGGTTACGCTGGTATGATATTTCTGGTAATTGGGTTTTGACTCCAATAGAACAAAAGGAAAGGTTGATAGAACAGTTAAGAAAGTTGGGTGTAGAACCTGATATTTAA
- a CDS encoding carotenoid oxygenase family protein, whose amino-acid sequence MQILEPQDSQVSEKSYTLKDWQGGYESLTEEYDYWIDDIEGEIPPELAGTLFRNGAGLLDINKERLHHPFDGDGMISRITFTNGRAHFRNRFVQTAGYLAEQKAGKILYRGVFGTQKPGGWLANIFDLKIKNIANTNVIYWGKKLLALWEAAEPYSLNPQTLETLGNEYFNGVLSKGEAFSAHPRIDPNGTLVNFAIKPGLSTTITIFELNTNGEITSKQNHSVPGFCFIHDFVITENYCIFFQNPVDFNPIPFALGISSAAQCIKFQKNQPTRIIIIPRKTQTKNVKVLETQAGFIFHHVNAFELRNEIIIDSICYESLTEVEPNSDYRKTDFDTNSPPQLWRFNLNLSENKVQNQLIDPRPTEFPTIHPNYVGKSYRYLYSAAAHQSTVNAPLQAIFKVDLESGRKQLWSAAPRGFIGEPIFIPRPNSQTEDDGWLIALVYDAEHHRSDVVILDAENLEKEKPVAKLHLKHHIPYGLHGSFTQETFIENLG is encoded by the coding sequence ATGCAAATATTAGAACCCCAAGATAGTCAAGTTTCAGAGAAATCCTATACCCTCAAAGACTGGCAAGGAGGATATGAATCTCTTACCGAAGAATATGACTATTGGATTGATGATATAGAAGGAGAAATTCCTCCAGAATTAGCAGGAACATTATTTAGGAATGGGGCTGGCTTATTAGATATCAACAAGGAAAGATTACATCATCCTTTTGATGGTGACGGAATGATTAGCCGCATTACATTTACCAATGGCCGCGCCCATTTTCGTAACCGATTTGTGCAAACAGCCGGTTATTTAGCAGAACAGAAAGCTGGTAAAATTCTTTATCGTGGTGTTTTTGGTACACAAAAACCTGGTGGTTGGTTAGCTAACATTTTTGATTTAAAAATTAAAAACATTGCTAATACAAATGTGATTTATTGGGGTAAAAAACTCTTAGCATTATGGGAAGCAGCCGAACCTTATTCACTTAATCCCCAAACCTTAGAAACATTAGGAAATGAATATTTTAACGGCGTTTTATCCAAAGGAGAAGCCTTTAGTGCCCACCCACGAATTGATCCAAATGGCACCTTAGTCAACTTTGCTATTAAACCGGGACTATCAACCACAATTACAATCTTTGAATTGAACACAAATGGGGAAATTACCAGCAAACAAAATCATAGCGTTCCTGGTTTTTGTTTTATTCATGATTTTGTAATTACAGAAAATTACTGTATCTTCTTTCAAAATCCTGTTGATTTTAACCCCATACCTTTTGCTTTGGGAATATCCAGCGCAGCCCAATGTATTAAATTTCAAAAAAATCAACCCACAAGAATTATTATTATCCCTCGCAAAACACAAACTAAAAATGTCAAAGTTTTAGAAACCCAAGCCGGTTTTATTTTCCATCATGTTAATGCTTTTGAACTGAGAAATGAAATTATCATTGATTCTATCTGCTATGAATCATTAACAGAAGTCGAACCCAATAGCGATTATCGAAAAACTGATTTTGATACAAATTCACCTCCCCAACTATGGCGATTTAATCTGAATTTATCAGAGAATAAAGTGCAAAATCAGTTAATAGATCCTCGTCCCACTGAATTTCCCACAATTCACCCGAATTACGTAGGTAAATCCTATCGTTATTTATATAGTGCTGCCGCTCATCAATCAACGGTGAACGCACCATTACAAGCCATTTTTAAGGTAGATTTAGAGTCAGGAAGAAAACAACTATGGAGTGCAGCACCGCGAGGTTTTATAGGGGAACCAATTTTTATTCCTCGTCCAAATTCCCAAACAGAAGATGATGGGTGGTTAATAGCGTTAGTTTATGATGCAGAACATCATCGTTCTGATGTAGTGATTTTAGATGCTGAAAATCTGGAAAAAGAGAAACCAGTTGCAAAACTACACCTGAAACATCATATTCCCTATGGTTTACATGGGAGTTTTACACAAGAGACATTTATCGAAAATTTGGGTTGA
- a CDS encoding HNH endonuclease, with translation MVSEPTRRLIRKRAKFLCEYCHSPEYLSPDRFTIDHIMPQSLGGSDEMDNLALACHRCNERHYNFIVATDPKTQEKVALFNPRQQEWSGHFIWTKDGIKIVGTTPTGRATSDRFDFNDKRRDEPSIQVARRFWVEAGWHPPLSDPCQE, from the coding sequence ATGGTGTCCGAACCAACTCGACGACTTATAAGAAAACGAGCTAAATTCCTCTGTGAATATTGCCACTCTCCTGAATACCTGAGTCCCGACCGTTTTACCATTGACCATATTATGCCGCAGTCTTTGGGAGGTTCAGATGAAATGGATAATTTAGCTTTGGCTTGTCATCGCTGTAATGAGCGTCATTATAATTTTATAGTAGCTACTGATCCTAAAACTCAAGAGAAAGTTGCTTTATTTAACCCTCGTCAGCAAGAATGGTCAGGGCATTTTATATGGACAAAAGATGGTATAAAAATTGTAGGTACAACGCCTACAGGAAGAGCTACTAGCGATCGCTTTGACTTCAATGATAAACGACGTGATGAGCCTTCTATTCAAGTTGCTCGGCGTTTTTGGGTAGAAGCTGGTTGGCATCCACCACTATCAGATCCTTGTCAAGAATAA
- a CDS encoding energy-coupling factor transporter transmembrane component T family protein has protein sequence MDLLRSLPLGLYLEEPQTWLHKLDPRVKLIWLLSFLSSYIVANNYWRVLLVLLLITFTVFAKIPLRVWRQQMGWLLILSFMVLVIASISPDGLGVSYQSRLPANEQVLTQPITDKKIQVTPELADSHKEYSYVLFNKGFVKVNRRSLDLAISLSTMVFTLIYSTNLYLLTTAPEEITSGMESLMQPLRRFNIPVTEITLTLTLSLRFIPLVLEEIQNLVRSVMTRAINWKKLGLKGGAKVWLIVTERLLENLLLRAEQMANAMMVRGFTSPNEHRVKWQELKLKMGDWLAIATLMIFWVIRIAFGADVS, from the coding sequence ATGGATTTATTGCGATCGCTTCCTCTCGGACTTTACTTAGAAGAACCGCAAACTTGGTTACATAAACTCGACCCGCGAGTTAAGTTAATTTGGTTATTGAGCTTTCTGAGTAGCTATATTGTCGCTAATAACTATTGGCGGGTATTATTGGTATTACTGCTAATTACTTTTACTGTATTTGCCAAAATTCCTCTGCGAGTATGGCGACAACAAATGGGCTGGTTGTTGATATTATCATTTATGGTATTAGTCATTGCCTCCATTAGTCCTGATGGATTAGGTGTAAGTTATCAGTCTCGCTTACCTGCAAATGAACAAGTCCTCACCCAACCAATAACTGATAAAAAGATCCAAGTTACTCCCGAATTAGCAGATAGTCATAAAGAATATAGCTATGTGCTATTTAATAAAGGATTTGTGAAAGTAAATCGCCGTTCTTTGGATTTGGCAATTAGCTTGAGTACAATGGTTTTTACATTAATCTACAGCACTAATTTATATTTACTCACAACTGCACCGGAAGAAATTACTTCGGGAATGGAAAGTTTAATGCAGCCGTTGAGAAGGTTCAATATTCCCGTTACAGAAATTACCCTGACGTTAACTTTATCTTTGCGGTTTATTCCCCTAGTTTTAGAAGAAATCCAAAACCTAGTGCGTTCTGTAATGACTAGGGCAATTAATTGGAAAAAGCTAGGATTAAAAGGAGGGGCAAAAGTTTGGTTAATTGTGACTGAGAGATTATTAGAAAATCTGCTTTTAAGGGCGGAACAAATGGCAAATGCGATGATGGTAAGGGGTTTTACGAGTCCTAATGAACATCGAGTTAAATGGCAGGAATTAAAGTTGAAAATGGGTGATTGGTTAGCGATCGCCACTTTAATGATATTTTGGGTAATTAGAATAGCCTTTGGTGCTGATGTTTCTTAA
- a CDS encoding plasmid segregation centromere-binding protein ParR → MFQWSKKVVKSVTFNPEIADESLLAQVENYLETQPDKTFSDLCKEALWNFLCVPEPVQLASKIANLTTVEQKIGEIQNQIAGFEERFFAKESHRLESMESQMLQLTQQVAKLTIILNQEPLTCIPSDSVSVAPAILQEVDPVINRIGQFLDDF, encoded by the coding sequence ATGTTCCAATGGTCAAAAAAGGTAGTTAAATCCGTTACGTTCAATCCAGAAATTGCTGATGAGAGCTTGTTAGCGCAGGTGGAAAACTACTTAGAGACACAGCCAGATAAAACTTTCAGTGACCTGTGTAAAGAGGCTCTTTGGAACTTTTTGTGTGTCCCAGAACCTGTACAACTAGCTTCTAAAATAGCAAATCTAACCACGGTTGAACAAAAAATCGGTGAGATCCAAAATCAAATAGCTGGTTTTGAAGAACGTTTTTTTGCTAAAGAGTCTCATCGTTTGGAGTCTATGGAAAGTCAAATGTTGCAACTTACTCAACAAGTAGCAAAGTTGACAATCATCCTGAATCAGGAACCACTTACTTGTATTCCTTCTGATAGCGTTAGCGTGGCACCAGCCATACTTCAAGAAGTAGACCCTGTAATTAATCGTATTGGTCAGTTTCTTGATGATTTCTAA
- a CDS encoding Glu/Leu/Phe/Val family dehydrogenase: protein MVTTSLPLMETQSSAYICPYDQACSYLEWAAKELKLDQGIVEILSHPRKVVTVSIPIKMDNGEIRVFPGHRVQHSDILGPYKGGIRYHEAVTLREVSALAMLMTWKCALLGIPYGGGKGGIPIDPKKFSVGELERISRRYISELIKDIGPSVDIPAPDMGTSAREMAWMMDTYSVNVGHSVPGVVTGKPLSIGGSLGREMATGRGVMIIVREALADQGKSLVGVRVAIQGFGNVGGAAAELLHQEGAKIIAVSTGAGGVFSEAGLDISAVKAYSAANRRSVVGFPQGTPISNADLLTLPCDVLIPAALENQITAENVHQIQARFVAEAANGPVTLEANRVLEAQGVTVLPDILANAGGVVVSYLEWVQGLSYLFWDEERVNREMEHLMVQAYRKVIHESQARGVNLRLAAYTLGVGRVAQALNDRGLYP, encoded by the coding sequence ATGGTAACAACGTCTCTCCCACTTATGGAAACTCAATCTTCAGCCTACATTTGCCCTTATGATCAAGCTTGTAGCTATTTAGAATGGGCGGCTAAAGAATTAAAATTAGATCAAGGTATCGTAGAAATACTCAGTCATCCACGAAAAGTTGTTACAGTTTCCATTCCCATAAAAATGGATAATGGCGAAATCCGGGTTTTCCCAGGACACCGGGTACAACATTCGGATATTTTAGGACCCTATAAAGGTGGGATTCGTTACCATGAAGCGGTGACATTACGGGAAGTATCCGCCCTAGCAATGCTGATGACGTGGAAATGTGCATTGTTAGGCATTCCCTATGGTGGTGGCAAAGGGGGAATTCCCATAGACCCCAAAAAGTTCAGTGTGGGGGAATTAGAACGGATTAGCCGCCGTTATATTAGTGAATTAATTAAGGACATTGGACCATCAGTAGATATACCCGCCCCAGACATGGGAACATCAGCGCGAGAAATGGCGTGGATGATGGATACTTACTCTGTTAATGTTGGTCATTCTGTACCTGGAGTAGTTACAGGTAAACCTTTATCTATTGGTGGTTCTCTAGGACGCGAAATGGCGACCGGACGTGGTGTCATGATTATTGTCCGTGAAGCACTTGCAGATCAGGGTAAATCCCTTGTGGGAGTAAGGGTAGCAATTCAAGGCTTCGGTAATGTGGGCGGGGCTGCGGCAGAATTACTACACCAAGAAGGAGCGAAAATTATCGCTGTTTCCACTGGTGCGGGTGGTGTATTTTCTGAAGCTGGTCTTGATATTTCCGCTGTCAAAGCCTACTCTGCTGCAAACCGCCGCAGTGTGGTGGGATTTCCCCAAGGTACACCCATTAGTAATGCAGATTTACTAACTTTACCTTGTGATGTGTTGATCCCCGCCGCATTGGAAAACCAAATTACCGCAGAAAATGTTCATCAAATTCAAGCCAGATTTGTTGCAGAAGCTGCTAATGGTCCTGTGACTTTGGAAGCTAACCGCGTTCTAGAAGCCCAGGGAGTGACTGTGTTACCGGATATTTTAGCCAATGCTGGGGGTGTAGTAGTAAGTTATTTAGAATGGGTACAAGGTCTTTCTTACCTATTCTGGGACGAAGAACGAGTTAACCGGGAAATGGAACATTTGATGGTTCAGGCTTACCGCAAGGTGATTCATGAGTCGCAAGCACGGGGGGTAAATCTGCGATTAGCTGCTTATACTTTGGGTGTAGGTAGAGTCGCGCAAGCTTTGAATGATCGAGGTCTGTATCCTTAG
- a CDS encoding folate/biopterin family MFS transporter, whose product MLNDSPTLPKFKDLLTQKIFLGNKPSAELIAILTIYFVQGILALSRLAVSFFLKDELLLSPVQMSVIMGICSIPWMIKPLYGFISDSLPLFGYHRKPYIVLSGILGCTAWVCLGTVVHTSTTATIMIVLSSLSVAISDVIVDSIVVERARSESEAKIGSLQSLCWGSSAIGGLCTAYLSGLLLEYFTNRIVFLITALFPLMISSVAWLISEKPINKDDKKSNNTKYQLGQIRQAITQKAIWLPTAFIFVWHATPNAESAFFYFTTNELQFQPEFLGRVRLVTSLASLIGVWAFQRYLKTIPFRIMFSWGIFLSTALGMTTLLLVTHTNRLLGIDDHWFSLGDSLIITVIGQVLFMPILVLSTKLCPPGIEATFFALIMSVFNLGGTVSYALGSIMMKWLGITEHQFDSLWLLIIITNCSSLIPIFFINWLPDAKIEIEHSQSM is encoded by the coding sequence ATGCTAAATGACTCCCCTACCTTACCCAAATTCAAAGATTTACTAACCCAAAAAATTTTCTTAGGTAATAAACCTAGTGCTGAGTTAATAGCAATTCTTACCATCTATTTTGTTCAAGGCATCTTGGCATTATCCCGTTTAGCTGTTAGCTTTTTTCTCAAAGATGAATTACTATTAAGTCCAGTGCAGATGTCAGTAATTATGGGAATCTGTAGTATACCTTGGATGATTAAGCCATTATATGGTTTTATTTCCGATAGTTTACCCTTATTTGGTTACCATAGAAAACCTTACATAGTTCTATCAGGAATTCTCGGCTGTACAGCTTGGGTATGTTTAGGAACAGTGGTTCATACTAGCACAACAGCCACAATTATGATTGTACTTTCTTCTCTCTCTGTAGCTATTAGTGATGTGATAGTTGATTCCATAGTAGTTGAAAGAGCTAGAAGTGAATCAGAAGCCAAAATAGGTTCTTTACAATCTCTTTGTTGGGGTAGTTCAGCTATAGGTGGCTTGTGTACAGCTTACCTTAGCGGCTTACTTTTAGAATATTTTACCAACCGTATAGTATTTTTAATAACAGCATTATTTCCGCTAATGATTTCATCTGTAGCTTGGTTAATTTCCGAAAAACCTATTAATAAAGATGATAAAAAAAGCAATAACACAAAATATCAATTAGGACAGATACGCCAAGCTATTACGCAAAAAGCAATTTGGCTACCAACAGCATTTATATTTGTTTGGCACGCTACACCAAATGCCGAATCAGCATTTTTCTATTTTACAACTAACGAACTACAATTTCAACCAGAATTTTTAGGGCGAGTTCGGTTAGTCACCAGTTTGGCTTCCTTAATTGGAGTTTGGGCTTTTCAACGTTATCTGAAAACTATCCCCTTTAGAATTATGTTTAGTTGGGGGATTTTTCTATCCACAGCTTTAGGAATGACAACTTTATTATTAGTAACTCATACCAACAGACTTTTAGGAATAGATGATCATTGGTTCAGTTTAGGTGATAGTTTAATTATTACTGTGATTGGGCAAGTTTTATTTATGCCTATATTAGTATTATCAACAAAACTTTGTCCTCCCGGCATAGAGGCCACATTCTTTGCTTTAATAATGTCTGTATTTAATTTAGGAGGAACAGTTTCTTACGCATTAGGATCAATCATGATGAAATGGTTGGGAATCACAGAACATCAATTTGATTCATTATGGTTGTTAATCATTATTACTAACTGTAGCTCACTTATCCCAATATTTTTTATTAACTGGCTACCAGATGCTAAAATTGAGATTGAGCATAGTCAATCAATGTAG
- a CDS encoding cold shock domain-containing protein, which produces MREIGFVKWFGGYDSTRGRENNFGYIQREDGSQIKVYREQVRCEETCLSEGILVTFNVKINPQTNKAIAKNLNLFKEVGKLKNLCNSTHPNNY; this is translated from the coding sequence ATGAGGGAAATTGGTTTTGTAAAGTGGTTTGGTGGGTATGACTCCACAAGAGGAAGAGAAAATAATTTTGGGTATATTCAACGTGAAGATGGATCACAAATAAAAGTCTATAGAGAGCAAGTTCGTTGTGAAGAAACTTGTTTAAGCGAGGGAATATTAGTCACATTTAATGTAAAAATAAATCCGCAAACTAATAAAGCAATAGCTAAAAACTTAAATTTATTTAAGGAAGTTGGCAAACTTAAAAATCTTTGTAACTCTACTCATCCCAATAATTATTAG